The DNA segment GTGTGGTGCGGTATCAGCGCTGTTTCTCCCCCACATGAACGTCATGCTGTGTTCCCAATATTGATTATTGGCAGGCCGGATCACTTTGATATTGAGGATTAGGCACGCTCTCCCGTCTGACCAGCCAACGAAACACGCTATGGTCCACAAAGGGAGCAGACACTGCCTCGAGTGGTCAGCTAAACCACACACCTAATGAGTACAGACAGAATGATGGGCCACAGACCGTAATGGTTCTAAAAGCAGTCGTGATTTGATGGTACTGTGGCAAGCTTAGGATTGTCGGGTCGCTAAGCAACAGGCGGTTGGCAAGGTAAGCTCCTTCCGAAATACACTAGACTTATTTGACAAGACGTTTTACGTTTGGCGCTATGTACATGTTAAGTTATAGAGATTTCGAAAGCGTTGCTTTAACATCCGCACACCCTTGTAtgttgtacataatatacacgTACTGAAGGACAAAGTGCAAATTGATAAAGCGCTCGCGAGGATCTCGAGGAACCCGTAATAGCATCAGCATCACTACACCCTATGGTACCACAGCACTAATGAATAGTGAATCATGTTGTATACGACGACTCGTTATCTGTATGTTGTAGACCAGGCCGAGATACACGTGCTCTGTTGTTTGTATATCTGGGTACGTTCACGTCTACAGTAGACATTAGTACACACCATAGATAACTCTGTGTTATAGACCTCTCTCTCTATCTGTGTCATCCACAACTGATATAGCTTCATTCATTAGGTTGAACTTTTTGCTGtacatatcaataatttattgCTACAAATTTCATTCTGAATAGCGAACACTTTCGTATCAATAACGTCAGGAATTTACGTGTGAATAAGTCTATGTATGATGATAGTGGTAGAGGGCGTGGGGGGGTGTCGTTTAAAACCTTACCTTAAAACCTTATCACGTGGTGGTGGTGTAGTGGTGGTGGGCGCGCTCTACGTATACATTGTGATTTTATATGGCACACTGTGACCACAGTGAAATTTGTGTGAGACTGAAAGAATTGGACACTTTTTAGTTAGCAGAATCACAGCAGGATTCAATAGATCATCATCACCACGATGTCCTCATTCGTCCGTCCCCTCAGGGCACTGAGAACGGAGGCTaatgggggagggggtgggggaaaGGGGAGAATAAAGGGCATGGGACACCCAACAGTACCTCCAGGACCCATTCTGACCTAAAGTGACGTTCTCCTCACAATGGATATTTGGTTAGATGACCATGATGGCCAATGATGTCAGTGATAAGTGGAAATGAACTATATCTTCAGGAAACGCAAATATAAGGTCAGAACTGGCTTCCCGCCAAATACCTGATAATCGAATACGTTACCTTATTTACTTAAGACAAgtagtatatacattgtacagtaatgtaatgtatatatgtataaaaggAATACTTAATGTTTATACTGATAAGCTCAATGACCTGCTTGGCTCTTAGTATAATTGTGATGTACGATAGAAAAAGCCGTTAAGATCGAGCTGAAGCACgcagaaaatacatgtattctccGTCTAAGTATACGTAATGTCTCTATCGAGAATTGACTAAACCGATTCCATGGCagcatcatatatataatatgttacaAACTGACAGAGGGGCTGCTGGATACATACACACTCTTTTTCGCTAGAGTTTCCACGTTTTTTCCGTGTCtttgtatttgtgaatatgacattttgattaattttcagTCATATACAATAACGCTTGTCACAATTCATTGTTAACAGCGATAAATATAAAcgattaattgatatttttacgATATGTTTTTCTTCTACAAGAGAAGGGCTTGCTTGATCGATAACACGATGCTATACACGACTTGCCCTAAACGTCGTGATGTCTGTACCGATAACAGTAATTGACACGTGTTTTAGCCTTGTTATAGTGATGTATAATATACAGAATAGCATTTATCCTTAAGTACAGGCAATTCAATATCTAAAAACAATCATATATAGATGGAAAACATTTCTCAACTGTAACAAAATACAAGCAATTCAATATCTGGGGAGCCAAATATGGCAATACTCATTTGATGAGGAACATTTTTCATCTGTAATAgacaaatatgttttctttatattattCATTGAAACAGGCATGACGCATGGAAATCGGttaaactattactttgctaCTATAGTCGAATTGTGATCGCCATTTCCGCACATTTTAAACGACCAGCCATAACAATATTTGCACACAGATTTATTCTAGAGGACTAAGAATGCATCttaatacaaatacatgtattgtaaaattacaaatgaatacCAAACTCAGCATTGTTGACAGGTAATGATTAAGCAATAGTTGATCCCTCGTctctttgccaacgttaaatgTGATTTCTTTCGCTGTATTGTAGAAGTCGTGAGTATACATATAGGAACTGTGTTCATTGATCATCCAGCTAGGTTAGATATCCAGCCTCGTCATAGTTTGTTCAAGTGACTGTTTTGAGATCTAACGACAATTTGTCAGAAATCGTTGGCTGTTATAGGAGCAGTAATTGCGCACACTTGGATGATTTCAGCGATCGGTACCGACACATGATGTCTTTTGCTGATTTTTGATGCTTTGAAACTAGGTTACCAGAAACATCGTAAAACAATAAAGAAAAATGTCTAAAGCCTGTAGAAAGTGTGTGGTATAACATGTCATTTCTCTAACCTCAATCTAAAATTAACTACTTTGGtcctttatttcttctctgggtGGTGGTCTTATTGGAGAACGAATTCTGTAGTTGGCCTATACTACAGGTTAGACATGTATCTAAACATTCACCTAAAATCAACCCGAATGTCTATAGAATCATTAAGCCAGGGTTGTTAACAACTACTTAATGGCTGTAGGTCACTATATAGAAAGGCTTTCTACATTCAATAAACCACATCGTCAGGTCGTTAGTGTTAGAGATGCTTGTCTCGACTTGTGTTTCTTCGCTGATAGCTGTCCTTAGTCAATGTCAGTTTGGACACAGACTAATGGGCGTGATACAACACTGATTATGCTCCCATCACTTTAACATTTTACTCCGCTACTCCACTTCCTATTTTACTACTTTAAACTCGACCTATCGTGATTGGTTTAGACAATTATTTTACCATATACTCTACTTATTTGATGTCACACCAGTAATACAGTACCCACAACATAAGATTAATGCAAATGCCTTGACTTTACACTTACATCTATATACCAATCACATCGCAACAAAGAGTATTTACACGTTTGTTTGtctgattaattaacgtcctattaacagctatggtcatgtaaggacggtctcccatgtatgcgatgtgttgcatgtatgttgtgcgaggtgcgtgttttgggagactgcggtatattcatgttgtgtcttcttgtatagtgggactgttgccctttttatagtgctatatcactgaagcatgccgccgaagacaccaagcaacacaccccacccggtcacattatactgacaacgggcgaaccagtcgtcccactccctgtatgctgagcgctaagcaggaagcagaaactaccacttttagagactttggtgtgtctcggccaggggacagaacccagagccttcctcacaggggcgaacgctcaactcaaggccaaaagcgaggcggtgccaagggaggaaTTAGGAAAGAAAaaatcagttaggaagaagagaaaaagataagatcctaaatttagtcgccttttacgatcatgcaataagggcagcaggtacaattctatcAACATCTTACTTGTTACTAGTGTTCCTGagatattatttcaataacttataagtacatgtatataacggATTAGCTAGCAAGCACCGTAAGGAATACCTTCCAAACATAATCGGGAACAATCGATTATCATAACAATAATTATGTAGTTGCCAAAAGTGCAAGGCCAGATCTGGGTTCGAACCATGAACACTAGCCAGATGCTCTCTCCGGCCACCGAACTGATCCAGAACCGTGCTCTTCCCACCCTTTCCACCGcgcgttccatttgcagattcgtaccagttgcCAAAACTATTTAGGTATTACTTTTATAgccattttattgttaacaccGATTTCTTGACTTTTATTTTcgaagcgtatctttcatatgggttTGGCAATCAAGAAAAAACTCAAACGTATCCATTTGACGTTGCCGTATCAATTTTAGTACAACTGTTACGAACCCGCAAATGGAAAGCACGGTAGTAGTCTTCGCCCCGACACATTACCCAGATTCGGGTATCCCTCTGTTTTTAAGTCTGCTCTCAATTCTTGAAACAGATACCAAATGCAAAAGTAGCGGAAAAAATGACGGATAAACCGAGGTTCAAGCCCGGTACCCTCCGAACAGCAGTCGGATGCTCGGACACAGACAACGTTTTTCCTCGAATTGAGCGCTCTGAGGATGGCTATGATTTCTGTTCTTTGACCGACAATCACCTTAGTCACTTGATTCTGCTTTGCGCTTAGCATAAAAGGAGCGAGGTACTGTGACCGAGTGGGATGTGTTTGTCTGTGTCTTTGACGACTAACGTCGGTGAGACAACACCGTAAAAAGGACAGTAGACCAACTAtgacaaggagacacaacacgggTAGCTTCCAAAACATACAGCTTATCATACATACTAATGCATGCAGTGGAATATAACCAAATATCTACAAAACGTGTGTTGTCCTGCTCAGGATAGGATCATTGGTTGTTTGCTTGAAATGTTGGTTTTGCATATTGTATGTAAATTCTTAATTTCCACAACATTAACCCATTATCTTTGTATGTTCCAGGGAACACAGGATGCAGACGATCTACCTGAAATGGTACGTGGTCGGTATAGCCATATCCCTCATCGCCTTCCTCCTGATCACTATTCATGTACACATGAACGACAACATTGTGTCACAGAAACTCACTCACAGGAAACTGCAACCGATACGAAAAGAAAAAAGAGTTACAAATATCGAGTCTTCTGAGAAAGATGAGCACAATGAATACATCAAATCTAAATTAACAGAAGCTGCAAAACTGGTCAAGTTGGCGAAAGTTCATGCACGTGGAACTAAATCTGGAGATGCTCTGAGGAGGACCGTCCGTGTTCTAGACGACATGTTACAGTCGTTCGGTTTGGATTTTTCGACAGTGACTCGCCGGACAGTTAAACAACCATACAACGTTTGTCCAGAGATTTACAAAGGGAGTACATTCGGATACCCTTTCTTTTACCGAGGGTTCGAACAAAGCAATTGTAGCTATCGGGTAGCTGAGGAAAAGCTTGTTACCATAGTGATACAACTTGACAATTTTCGAGTAGAAACTATTAGCCAACTTTTAGATGATATTATCAACTACAATAGAAACATATCTGTAGTCGTTGGTGCTAAAGTATCTGAGCTACCTCAGTTCAAAAATGACAGATATTCTCAGATCCTATTCAAAACTTACAAAACCACAACAAGTAAGGGTCGAATTTGGAATGACATTATTGAGCATGTGCAAACACCCTACGTATTAGTCGCTCGTGATTTAATCCGGTTTGATAACGACACCCGAATACATCGTCTTATCCGGGAGATAGAGCGCCTTCAACTTACTTCCGCTGGCGGTGCATCTCGGGATTCCAATGGCTTCTGGAAATTAGGTTGTCTACAACGAGCTTACAAGAACTACACACTTGTGTATGAAGAAGGTTATCAGGAATCCATTCACGAGTGTGTATTTTGTGACCATATTGAAAATTCATTTGTTATAAGTAAAACATTAATTTCCAAGTTTAAATTTGATGAGAGTTTATCACAAGAAGGAATGTGGGAAGACTTTTTCCT comes from the Argopecten irradians isolate NY unplaced genomic scaffold, Ai_NY scaffold_0045, whole genome shotgun sequence genome and includes:
- the LOC138311546 gene encoding uncharacterized protein, producing the protein MQTIYLKWYVVGIAISLIAFLLITIHVHMNDNIVSQKLTHRKLQPIRKEKRVTNIESSEKDEHNEYIKSKLTEAAKLVKLAKVHARGTKSGDALRRTVRVLDDMLQSFGLDFSTVTRRTVKQPYNVCPEIYKGSTFGYPFFYRGFEQSNCSYRVAEEKLVTIVIQLDNFRVETISQLLDDIINYNRNISVVVGAKVSELPQFKNDRYSQILFKTYKTTTSKGRIWNDIIEHVQTPYVLVARDLIRFDNDTRIHRLIREIERLQLTSAGGASRDSNGFWKLGCLQRAYKNYTLVYEEGYQESIHECVFCDHIENSFVISKTLISKFKFDESLSQEGMWEDFFLRAEGESVVCPDSMFYANRTIRSSRVLDWKEFGGKYQLRMMKFVSSKFEVDFNCPKPIKCFLGTGFSVTSCCLEELANLITFIMNACEKAGAICELQEGTLLGAVKLNKVLPWERDADITFLTANYSQLQKLKATFESAGYAFRDGSALWCCADNRTAGGKFRIGSGHWHAELYGQHIMDSELLMQNSIKPTKVLLNGNWVNVPRNPGLHARNRYGHEIYAHAQHWIVTGKSSGWINYDTSSFTNCHKSGDHNCLDRYNSDGNLQFTDPIP